DNA sequence from the Coccidioides posadasii str. Silveira chromosome 5, complete sequence genome:
GGTCTAAATATTCTCTGACAGTCAAAAAATCGGAGATACAGCTGTTGACATCGACAACTTCTGATGCAAATGGGCCTTTAATTAGCTGATGACTTGCTGCAACACAGCCAGCATCGAAATCCCGGCCAGCTCCGGAGTCAACCCAAAGAGGTCCAGGCTTGTTCACTGCCAAACAGTTCCGAATGCACGCGAATAGCAATCGAGGCCATCGTGGACCGGTACTTACCATCACGATAACTTGCAATTTTGCCGTCCAGTGACTCCTTAATCTAATCCTTCAGCAGACATCCTCCGAATGATTTAAGATAATGGACTGACAGCAAGGATGGCCTCTCTATGCAAAGAGGAAGTCAAATTTCTTCCTCAAGACGGGTGGAAATGCACCCCTTCAGGAGGCGCTAAAGAGAGGTGTTTATCAGCCATTTTCTGTGCAAGGTTCAAGCAACAGGTCCATTGCCCACCATGGGTGCCAGTAATCCTCTTTCGAAATCATCCTCTACCGATCCACTACGGCTTGGACGAAATAACTTCTATGGCGTGATTAGCTAAATAGCCTATCCCGTccccattttcttttcttttcttttcttttcttttcttttcttttcttttattcaTGAGACCTTGATTTTCAAGTCTTCGCCAGCGAATTTAGCTTCTGGACCTGGTCAGGGCTTGATTTATTCAGACATATAAACCCTTGGATGACACTATCTGATCGAAACCCATTTTGCAGGGCACGGATTTACCATTTGCTTCTTCGATTCTTCGATCATTCCAGTTGGATATTCACCTCAATGATAAGTTTGGTTAATCGAGAAGCTGAATGGATGGCTCGTACTTTACCTAGAGTGAATCGGCGCACTCGTGGTCTGTCATATACTACAACACCTCTTCTGATTACATTTCATAACTCGACAAAAAGAATTCCAAAGACACTTCCCTGTGACAGCGGGTCCACATGCCAGAAATTTGCAGTTTTAACCTGTTGAAGTGCGCTCTGAGCCTTGAAAGCTCGATTAATCTAGAAATTGACTCGCCAAGAAGTGACACTTAACTTTGATGCTAAATCTCTTTCGTAGGGTTAATTAGTTATCCTGATCTTTGGTTTTTGGCCTCTCGCGAGGTCAAGGCCCGTGCCAAGCGCGATGGTAAACGGCCAAGTTTCTCGTATTGAGTAATCACAAAACATCTGAATAGTAATCTTCTATCTGGGCTGGCACAGATTGGCTTGGGGAGAAAGTTAGAAGTGGAACTCAAGGCTGAGTTGCGGATAAACATTGCATCCCCACGCCGTCAACATCGGGTGCTTCATGAACAGTCCAATAATGCTCATAGATTCAATCTCCTTTCTGCCTAGATGCACTCGGGCCAGATTCGATAATTGACTTCAGGCAGACTGTGATCATGATGCAATGTGCAACTAGATCGTGATATTGAacacacatacatacatatatgtaCATAAATGCAATAACTCCTgctttccccttttttccttttttttttttttttttttttttttttttaataataTCCCAAGAGTGTACACTCAATATTCAAAGCAAAGACGCATTCCATCCAACTCCAATAGCGGAGAGATACCCTTGTCGTTCCATCTTCCAAGATCCTTCAAGCAAACTTTCCATATCAGCGTTTCAAGCCATGGCTTTTCCAGTCTTCATTAACCTCTCAACGACCAAGCTCTCCGCCGCAACTACTTTCTATGAAACAATGGGCTTCATAAAACATCCCTTCTTCAGTTCCGAACATGGCCATGCGATGGTCCACTCCCGCAACCACGACATCGTGGTCATGATTTCCAGTGCGGACCACTTCCAGAAATTCATCCCTGCCTCACGGCGAATCCCAGAAACCACCATTGACGAGGTTTCCAAGAACGTGGTACTCCTCGGCTTGCCTGCTAAAAGCAAGCAGGAGGTTGACGAATTGGTTGAGAGGGCCGCGAGTGCGGGCGGGAAAGCATTTCCTGCCGTCAAGATGGAAGGATGTGATGAAAGCATGATGTACACGCGGGCGTTTGCTGATTTGGATGGGTATTTGTGGGAGATGGTTTGGTGCGAGGAGGGCATGGTCAAGATTGCTGATGAAGCGTTGTCGAAGAGAATAGAGGaattggagaagaagagtgATGCTTGAATTCGTGGCGCTAGGGGGTCCGAGAAAGGATGGAGCGTTCAAACTTACTGATATGCTGGTGTGACTTGAGGAGATACCCTTTGAGCTCAATGTCATACTTTTGTGTCTGTCTATCGGATACCTGAATCGAAAGCAACTCGAGATATTCgagacccaaaaaaaaagaaaaagaaaagaaaaaccaaAAGGTCATACATATGCAATGGATATAAATGTGGTCGAGCCATATGGACATCAAATTATCGTCTCATGGCCGTCTCACGCTATTCTCGTAGCTGTATTATTTCTAACGGAGGTATGTTAGCATCAAACCGGACCAAGGGTGGAGAATGGAGGTACCTGTTAAAAACTCCTCGAAGCTCACTGTTATATAACCATCCCGGTCTTCGTCATACTTCTTGAACACATCCGTCATTCTTTTTAACGTCAAGCAGGCCTGAACGAATAGATCAAAGCTCATCCCACCCTTTTCGCCGGATAGAACTGGAGCACCCCTTCCTCGACCTTTATTCTCAAAGGTCTTATATAGCAGATTCACGAACGATTGGCTCAACCTATAGCCAAATGCGACCAGCGCCTTACTAAACTCTGGTAAACTGATGCGGCCACTGCGATCTTCATCAAACCGGTCAAATAATTCTCTCCAGGCAGCTAAAAAGCGCCATAGCGCAACAAATTCATCAAATGTCACCCGACAATTGCCGTCTCTGTCAAACATTCGGATCATCATCTTAACCGTTTGGGGATCGAAAGAAGTATAGTCTCCGTTTACCAGTGCGGATCCTAACTCGTGTTCAGACAATGAGCCTGTGTTAGAAGCGTTCGCGGCACGAAAGAGCGGGAAGAGATCTTGGGGATTGTCGGATGCGGGCACTCCGGGCGCTTGTCCCGGCCGAGGTGTCCGCGGGGGCAAAGAGGATGCGGGAGGGCGGTTCTGCGTTGGGTGCATGGGTCGTGGGCCATGGCCATAGCTCTGTGGAGGAGGTGAATATATTCGATTACCAGTATTCGAACTCGGAACAGGAGGTCTTGAAGCTGGGGGGTAAGTCTGCTGGTGATGTGGAGCATTTGGATGGGCACGCGGCGGAAGTCCGCCGCCTGGTGGTGGCTGACTATGGGCGTGAGATTGCGGATGGGAAGACCGCATTTGCCCTAGCATCTGCGCAGCCTGTTTTCCTGTGTTACTATGGTGACATTGGAATGCCGCTTCCTCCGGCCAGAAATGCGGAGGCTAATCGCATACCTGCTCCGGCTCTGCATGCCTAAGTTCGGATTTCTTAGCGGTAGCTGTGGAATCGCGAGGGCAAACCGAAGATACTTACGCTGGAAGCGCATCCGGGTTAAATGCGCTATTATACGCCATTGTACGCTGGTCTGTTCAGCACCTCACCGTCGTTCTTGATACTTGGAAGCCTGGAGGAGGGGGTGAAGAATGGGAGCAAGGAGTCGACAACTTTTAGATTGCGTTCGACGAAGACACGAACATTGCTGGGCGCAACCGTGGCCTTCACGCTCAAGAGGAGCTCACCAAGCTGGCTAGCGCGTTTGATCTACTCTGTACGGTCAGCTGCCCCATTGACTCTCTTTCGAAACGCCCTCTTTGACGCGGCtcaacagcagcttctccccGCCAAGCACCGCGGGCGCCAAGCTCAGGTCACATGCTTTCTGCATCAAGGTTCGGTACCTTTCCTCTTTAAAACTAGCCTGTTGCTGCCCTGGATCTCCGCCAGGGGTTAGTAAGCGCTAGCGCTGATTGGCTGGTAAGACATCCCGCCCGTGTACCGTTTTCTCAGGGCGGATGGAACAGCGCATGAATTGTTCGTGACGACGGGCGGCGTGATGGCGATCTGATAATAGACATAGTAGATTTATAACCTGTTCGCCGCGGGTTGTGCGTTTCGTGCTGAATCTAAAGGACAATCATGGAAGACAGCTCCCAACAGACATCAACCCATTCGGTATCCGCCCTGAGTTCATGGCGGCGTTATTTCCCCGACGGAGACGTCTGGGTTTTCGGATATGGGTGCGTGAGTGTTTGCAACTAGTTATCTGCCGCTCGATGTTGAGTCTGGGCTCCGTCCCGGTGCTTCATTGCTTTTTCCTGTTTAAGGAGGTCTGTGCGAGTACCGCTAATGCATTGATGAACAGGAGTTTGATATGGAAACCGCCTCCGCATTATGGTATGTTTCAATACATCAGATGAGGCACCCGAAAATTATGTATACCGATGAGGAGCCATTACTCCATATTGGGTTCCACTTTacattttatttttctcatATTTGCGAATTTCATGAGATACACGGAGAGCATTAAGCCGTGGCCTCCCCGAGATGTAACAAGCCACAACGCTGGTTTGAGTTTCGAGAAGATATGCAATGAGACGCTccattactccgtactcggTATGCTCTTGAGGTTCCTGCTGGTGCTAATTGATTGGAGTTTAGACCGGCGTCTTCCAGGCTATATCAAAGGCTATGTTCGGCGATTCTGGCAGGTATGTCCTGTGTCAACCAACTGCCCAACTTCACACGCCCAGGCACACCATAGCATTCAGCCAACGCGGGTTGTCGTGGTTAAGGGAAGCTAATTTTTATCGTCTCCCGTAATTTTCCCTTGTCAAGGCAAGGTATGGAGCACAGTTCCTCTGGACCTGAAAGTGACATTTTTCTTGTTCCCAACCACGTCCCGTTTTGTTGAAAATACCGTCGGATTCCGGGACCTTTCAGCCGTCAATACGCGTTGCATCCCCTAATCAACATGGATCGGCTGAATGGAAATGGACACCTTTCAGTGCTAATTCGTAATTCTAATACCCAGCGCGGATCACCGTGGCACCCCTGAATCCAATGGCCGTGTGGTCACAGTCATAGAGCGCTCCTTTTGGGAGACTTTGTCCGATCCTGTTAGTACTCCCTGGGTTCTTTGTCTCCCGTCTTTCATTTGGGAATAAAGGGTCGCTCTCAcaactttttttctttttttccctcttttttttttttttttttttttttggcttgtATCCCATTTACAGGCAACAAAACCAGCTTATCCTCAACCCACACAGCATCAAGATGTACAGCCAAACTCCAACGAATCGTTGGTTTGGGGTGCAGCGTACCACATTCCCGCCTCCCACGCCGAGGAGGTCAACGCCTATCTCGATCACCGTGAAATAAACGGCTACAGCGTCCACTACACCCCTTTCCATCCGTACACGCCT
Encoded proteins:
- a CDS encoding uncharacterized protein (EggNog:ENOG410Q5HT~COG:S), with protein sequence MNKCTLNIQSKDAFHPTPIAERYPCRSIFQDPSSKLSISAFQAMAFPVFINLSTTKLSAATTFYETMGFIKHPFFSSEHGHAMVHSRNHDIVVMISSADHFQKFIPASRRIPETTIDEVSKNVVLLGLPAKSKQEVDELVERAASAGGKAFPAVKMEGCDESMMYTRAFADLDGYLWEMVWCEEGMVKIADEALSKRIEELEKKSDA
- a CDS encoding uncharacterized protein (EggNog:ENOG410PI12~COG:T~BUSCO:14366at33183) gives rise to the protein MAYNSAFNPDALPAHAEPEQAAQMLGQMRSSHPQSHAHSQPPPGGGLPPRAHPNAPHHQQTYPPASRPPVPSSNTGNRIYSPPPQSYGHGPRPMHPTQNRPPASSLPPRTPRPGQAPGVPASDNPQDLFPLFRAANASNTGSLSEHELGSALVNGDYTSFDPQTVKMMIRMFDRDGNCRVTFDEFVALWRFLAAWRELFDRFDEDRSGRISLPEFSKALVAFGYRLSQSFVNLLYKTFENKGRGRGAPVLSGEKGGMSFDLFVQACLTLKRMTDVFKKYDEDRDGYITVSFEEFLTEIIQLRE